A genomic segment from Leptolyngbya boryana PCC 6306 encodes:
- a CDS encoding VOC family protein — translation MEFAMLSTPQPSTVSLAGCLREVHHLALNVKDLQVARHFYGTVLGLHELTGAEVPETLKAEVEAGKIANFKTPDGTIIDLFWEPELSPPDSDPKQQFTRMNHFAFDIAPELFDRAVEVLHHYNVLIDHGPVSRPTGRGIYFYDPDGFMLEIRCNRQP, via the coding sequence ATGGAATTCGCTATGCTCTCTACTCCTCAACCTTCCACCGTTTCACTAGCGGGCTGTCTGCGTGAAGTTCATCATCTCGCGTTGAACGTCAAAGATTTACAAGTCGCGCGGCATTTTTATGGCACGGTTTTAGGACTGCACGAACTGACCGGGGCAGAAGTGCCTGAGACGTTAAAGGCGGAAGTGGAAGCAGGAAAAATTGCCAATTTCAAAACCCCCGACGGAACGATTATCGATTTATTTTGGGAGCCAGAACTATCGCCACCCGATTCTGACCCGAAACAGCAATTTACTCGAATGAATCATTTTGCATTTGATATTGCGCCCGAATTATTCGATCGAGCCGTTGAAGTGCTCCATCATTACAACGTGCTCATCGATCACGGACCTGTTTCTCGCCCAACCGGACGCGGAATTTATTTTTACGATCCCGATGGATTTATGTTAGAAATTCGCTGCAATCGCCAACCGTAA
- a CDS encoding AAA family ATPase translates to MNLFDQRDSAAPLAARMRPRTIDEFVGQTAIVGQGRLLRRAIQADQLSSLIFYGPPGTGKTTLAQIIANTTQAHFIAINAVLAGIKDIRDAIATAQERRKTFNQRTILFVDEVHRFNKAQQDALLPWVENGTVILIGATTENPYFEVNKALVSRSRLFQLKPLNSEDLKQVVEQTLHDSERGYGSLKIQIDADAIAHLVNIANGDARSLLNALELAVETTPPNQQGIIHITVAIAEESIQQRAVLYDKEGDAHFDTISAFIKSLRGSDPDAALYWLARMIYAGEDPRFILRRMLILASEDVGLADPNAVVTVNACAEAFDRVGMPEGRYPLAQAALYLANAPKSNSVMGFFDALSAVERERESDVPLHLRDPNRDKEGFGHGANYLYPHSYREHWVAQQYLPSSLQGQVFYQPSDQGFEATIRDKVQRDREAQLAALVEGIGERLTTSPKNSSLDRWLARSLSQVGERLGTVRDRIFALAHLQRHHLVLDLNAGSGLLLWEAVRQVPEGGVYGHVGTEKEFAALNEQIQSLPELSRPILVQALPQPLKFDRIIGRNALYAESDKVSAIAALSALLESHGQIVLAESMPRAAQRLYQLADPLWLKPKLYDRWQQAEEAIYLNPDDPKLNWSIETLQANFEQAGFEVEVQTEQTQTEVYLSRSLFDRWFTSGSDQLTYAEHLAQSLKPAEVAQIQQLFSTRLLNQTVKWKSSTLWLQAKKRP, encoded by the coding sequence GTGAACTTATTTGATCAGCGTGATTCCGCCGCACCGCTTGCTGCAAGAATGCGTCCAAGAACGATCGATGAATTTGTTGGACAAACTGCGATCGTGGGTCAAGGACGCTTACTCCGTCGTGCAATTCAAGCTGATCAATTGTCATCGCTGATTTTTTACGGACCTCCTGGAACTGGAAAAACAACGCTTGCTCAAATTATTGCGAACACAACGCAAGCTCACTTTATTGCGATTAATGCTGTTCTTGCCGGGATTAAAGATATTCGCGATGCCATTGCAACTGCGCAAGAACGGCGCAAAACCTTCAATCAACGCACAATCTTATTCGTTGATGAAGTTCATCGATTCAACAAAGCTCAGCAAGATGCATTGCTGCCTTGGGTTGAAAATGGAACAGTTATCCTCATCGGTGCAACAACCGAAAATCCCTATTTTGAGGTGAATAAAGCTTTAGTTAGTCGATCGCGTCTTTTTCAACTAAAACCGTTGAATTCAGAAGATTTAAAGCAAGTCGTTGAACAGACCCTTCACGATTCGGAGCGAGGATATGGAAGCCTGAAGATTCAGATAGATGCCGATGCGATCGCTCATCTGGTTAACATTGCGAATGGCGATGCTCGATCATTGCTCAATGCTTTAGAGCTTGCAGTTGAAACTACCCCACCGAATCAGCAAGGTATCATTCACATCACGGTTGCCATTGCTGAAGAATCCATTCAGCAACGAGCCGTGCTTTACGACAAAGAAGGCGATGCCCATTTCGATACGATTAGTGCTTTCATTAAAAGCTTGCGCGGTTCTGATCCGGATGCTGCGCTGTATTGGTTAGCTCGAATGATTTATGCCGGAGAAGATCCGCGATTTATCTTGCGCCGTATGTTGATTTTAGCGAGTGAAGATGTGGGCTTAGCAGATCCGAATGCAGTTGTCACAGTCAATGCTTGTGCAGAGGCATTCGATCGAGTGGGAATGCCCGAAGGACGTTATCCCCTAGCTCAAGCAGCGCTCTATCTAGCAAACGCGCCAAAATCGAATAGCGTCATGGGTTTCTTTGATGCACTGTCAGCAGTAGAACGAGAACGCGAATCAGATGTCCCTCTGCATTTGAGAGATCCGAATCGAGATAAAGAAGGCTTTGGACATGGTGCGAACTATCTCTATCCACACTCATATCGCGAACATTGGGTCGCACAGCAATACTTACCCAGTAGCTTGCAAGGGCAAGTCTTTTATCAACCTTCAGATCAAGGCTTTGAAGCAACGATTCGAGATAAAGTCCAGCGCGATCGCGAAGCGCAACTCGCAGCTTTAGTTGAAGGAATCGGGGAAAGACTGACGACGAGTCCGAAGAATTCGAGCTTAGATCGATGGCTAGCTCGATCGCTGAGCCAAGTTGGAGAAAGATTGGGAACTGTACGCGATCGCATTTTTGCACTAGCACATCTTCAACGTCATCATCTCGTTCTCGATTTGAATGCAGGCAGTGGATTATTACTTTGGGAGGCAGTTCGCCAAGTTCCTGAAGGAGGAGTATATGGCCATGTAGGAACCGAAAAAGAGTTCGCAGCTCTTAATGAACAAATACAATCCTTACCCGAACTCTCTCGCCCGATTCTCGTTCAAGCGTTACCTCAACCTCTGAAGTTCGATCGCATCATCGGGCGCAATGCACTCTATGCGGAATCGGATAAAGTTAGCGCGATTGCAGCTTTGTCTGCATTACTTGAATCTCATGGTCAAATTGTTTTAGCAGAATCGATGCCAAGGGCTGCCCAACGGTTGTATCAACTTGCTGATCCACTCTGGTTGAAGCCGAAACTATACGATCGCTGGCAACAAGCCGAAGAAGCAATTTATCTGAATCCAGACGATCCAAAACTGAATTGGTCAATTGAAACGTTGCAAGCTAATTTTGAGCAAGCAGGGTTTGAGGTTGAAGTGCAGACTGAGCAGACCCAAACTGAAGTGTATTTATCGCGATCGCTTTTCGATCGCTGGTTCACATCCGGTTCTGATCAACTCACCTATGCTGAACACTTAGCGCAATCCTTGAAGCCTGCGGAAGTAGCGCAGATTCAACAGCTTTTCTCAACTCGCTTGCTCAATCAAACGGTGAAGTGGAAAAGCAGCACTTTATGGCTGCAAGCGAAAAAGCGCCCTTAA
- a CDS encoding transcriptional regulator — protein sequence MLLNEKQQRILSIIDAGHTTGEGIADEIGSSMQMIRYYLDTLAEDGYLKVAKVYDNATREFQVVRAYLTDKGKAALVKVAPDAVVQTIEQTVAPTASNEMELIIQALDRVQPIVEALPSDRAEIACVYLEDLQNEMKVAYRRKPQRIKAYFLALLGTALPAIQQTGRADAFVEDARFLADKFGVTVKLPENVGDLS from the coding sequence ATGTTATTGAACGAGAAGCAGCAGCGAATCTTGTCGATTATTGATGCCGGACATACAACAGGCGAGGGGATTGCAGATGAGATCGGGTCTTCGATGCAGATGATTCGCTATTACTTGGATACGCTGGCTGAAGATGGCTATCTCAAGGTGGCGAAGGTTTACGATAATGCGACACGCGAGTTTCAGGTGGTACGCGCGTATTTGACTGATAAAGGCAAGGCGGCACTGGTCAAGGTGGCTCCAGATGCAGTAGTGCAGACGATCGAGCAGACCGTAGCTCCGACCGCATCGAATGAGATGGAGTTGATTATTCAGGCGTTAGACCGAGTTCAGCCGATTGTGGAGGCGTTGCCGAGCGATCGAGCCGAGATTGCTTGTGTGTATCTAGAAGATTTGCAGAATGAGATGAAAGTGGCATACCGTCGAAAGCCACAGCGGATTAAGGCGTATTTTTTAGCGTTGTTGGGGACGGCATTGCCTGCGATTCAGCAAACAGGAAGGGCTGATGCCTTTGTTGAGGATGCACGATTTTTAGCAGATAAGTTCGGGGTAACGGTGAAGTTACCAGAGAATGTTGGGGATTTGAGTTGA
- a CDS encoding J domain-containing protein: protein MNIADSYRLLGLRAGATYEDIKTAYRRLARQLHPDLNPNDDRAKERFIRITEAYQFLLSILPAEVSPQDPPVAAEPAEIKVKVHKVAQNPDAPELSLVDRHLLQSSYEQLQDLFKQKKFPRAIALAEGLAQRFPDHPDVRQWQAITYHRWGQHLIQDRDYEKARNYLKKALRTDPHNRRLWAEIEQDFRRLEEKIYRQR, encoded by the coding sequence ATGAACATTGCTGATTCTTATCGACTCTTAGGATTGAGGGCAGGAGCGACCTACGAAGACATCAAAACTGCTTATCGTCGGCTCGCCCGTCAACTGCATCCTGATCTGAATCCAAATGACGATCGCGCAAAAGAACGCTTCATCCGCATCACTGAGGCATATCAATTTTTGCTGAGCATTCTGCCTGCTGAAGTGTCACCCCAAGATCCCCCTGTTGCAGCAGAACCCGCAGAAATCAAAGTCAAAGTTCATAAAGTCGCACAGAATCCCGATGCGCCAGAACTCTCATTGGTCGATCGCCATCTTCTACAGTCATCCTATGAGCAACTGCAAGACTTATTCAAACAAAAGAAATTCCCGCGCGCAATTGCTTTAGCAGAAGGATTAGCGCAACGCTTTCCTGATCACCCCGATGTTCGACAATGGCAAGCGATCACTTATCACCGTTGGGGACAACATCTGATTCAAGATCGCGATTATGAAAAAGCCCGGAATTATTTGAAAAAGGCGCTCCGTACTGATCCCCACAATCGCAGACTTTGGGCAGAAATCGAACAAGACTTTCGTCGTCTTGAAGAAAAAATTTATCGACAGCGCTAG
- a CDS encoding ATP-dependent Clp protease proteolytic subunit, with translation MPIGTPKVPYRLPGSSYEQWIDIYQRLSLERIIFLSQDVDDNIANQIVAIMLYLDSEDPTKPIQLYINSPGGSVTAGMAIYDTMQHIKSEVITICVGLAASMGAFLLAAGSKGKRVALPHTRIMIHQPLGGTGRQQATDIEIEAREIIRMRRQLNEMLAERTGQPLEKIERDTDRDYFMSAAEAKEYGLIDRVIETV, from the coding sequence ATGCCAATTGGAACTCCCAAAGTCCCGTATCGTTTGCCAGGTAGCTCCTATGAGCAATGGATCGATATCTATCAGCGCTTAAGCTTAGAGCGCATCATTTTCTTGAGCCAAGACGTAGATGACAATATCGCTAACCAAATCGTGGCGATCATGCTCTACCTCGACTCTGAAGATCCGACGAAACCGATTCAGTTGTATATCAATTCCCCCGGTGGCTCTGTCACAGCAGGGATGGCGATCTACGACACCATGCAGCACATCAAATCTGAAGTGATCACCATTTGTGTGGGTCTAGCAGCCTCAATGGGTGCATTCTTACTTGCCGCTGGCAGCAAAGGCAAACGGGTTGCACTACCGCACACCCGGATCATGATTCACCAGCCGTTAGGGGGAACCGGTCGTCAGCAGGCAACCGACATCGAAATCGAAGCGAGAGAAATCATTCGGATGCGTCGGCAACTGAATGAAATGCTGGCTGAGCGTACAGGTCAACCGCTGGAGAAGATTGAGCGGGATACCGATCGCGATTATTTCATGTCTGCTGCTGAAGCAAAAGAATATGGATTAATCGATCGCGTGATCGAAACCGTTTAA
- a CDS encoding ATP-binding protein yields the protein MSPRPVGRNWNTVSFPSTLYLIPILDLLLSKVPSRWRAEVRLGLQEALVNAAKHGNCLDPGKKVLIQFSMVADEYWWIISDQGCGFDAPVCCCEEEVEGQLPCYEGESGRGLYILYQVFDQVEWNEEGTELRLCKQIRNSARLPLVV from the coding sequence ATGTCTCCTCGTCCGGTTGGGCGCAATTGGAACACAGTCAGCTTCCCATCGACGCTGTATCTGATTCCGATTTTGGATCTTCTCCTCTCAAAAGTTCCTAGCCGCTGGCGGGCTGAGGTGCGGTTAGGACTCCAAGAAGCTCTTGTCAATGCCGCAAAACACGGGAATTGCCTTGATCCTGGCAAAAAAGTTCTAATTCAGTTTTCAATGGTCGCTGATGAGTATTGGTGGATCATTTCAGATCAGGGATGCGGTTTTGATGCTCCGGTCTGCTGTTGTGAAGAAGAAGTTGAAGGTCAACTCCCTTGCTACGAAGGTGAATCAGGGCGGGGATTGTATATCTTATATCAGGTTTTTGACCAAGTTGAATGGAACGAAGAAGGAACGGAATTGCGACTCTGTAAGCAAATTCGGAATTCTGCTCGCTTGCCTTTAGTAGTTTAG
- a CDS encoding ATP-dependent Clp protease proteolytic subunit, with protein MESPIKAVQSSTYYGDASYRTPPPDLASLMLKERIVYLGGPLHSIDEYRRNPNQDYTRLIIAQLLYLQFDDPEKPIFFYINSTGTSWQGETIGFETEAFAVCDTINYIKPPVHTICIGQAVGTAAMILSAGTKGFRASLPHATIVLNQPKSGTRGQATDIQIRAKEVLDNRAAILDILSKNTGQSIEKIIKDTDRTFYLTPQEAKEYGLIDRVLESTKELPKPVAALT; from the coding sequence ATGGAATCACCGATTAAGGCTGTTCAGTCCTCGACTTACTATGGCGATGCGTCTTATCGCACGCCCCCTCCAGACCTCGCATCTTTGATGCTGAAAGAGCGCATTGTATATCTCGGTGGACCTCTGCACTCGATCGATGAATATCGCAGAAACCCCAACCAAGACTACACTCGTCTGATCATCGCACAACTCTTATATCTGCAATTCGACGATCCCGAAAAACCGATCTTCTTCTATATCAATTCCACCGGAACCTCGTGGCAAGGAGAAACGATTGGGTTTGAAACCGAAGCGTTTGCAGTCTGTGACACGATTAATTACATCAAACCTCCCGTTCACACGATCTGCATCGGTCAAGCAGTCGGAACGGCGGCAATGATTCTCTCTGCCGGAACCAAAGGCTTCCGAGCTAGTCTTCCTCATGCCACGATCGTGCTCAATCAACCCAAATCGGGCACACGCGGACAAGCGACAGATATTCAAATTCGAGCAAAAGAAGTCCTCGACAACCGCGCGGCAATCCTGGACATTCTTTCTAAGAACACCGGACAGTCGATCGAGAAAATCATCAAAGACACCGATCGCACCTTCTATCTAACTCCGCAAGAAGCAAAAGAATATGGGCTAATCGATCGGGTTCTCGAAAGCACCAAGGAATTACCCAAACCTGTTGCTGCCTTGACATAA
- a CDS encoding DUF952 domain-containing protein, translating into MGIDQLILHITTRDRAEIAQRTGVYRADSLDTEGFIHCSTQDQVIWVANQFYAGQRDLVLLCIDPQKVNSEIRYEAVEGVGTFPHIYGELNADAIVKILDFPPHADGTFLLPNNL; encoded by the coding sequence ATGGGGATCGATCAATTGATTTTGCACATTACGACTCGCGATCGCGCCGAAATTGCACAGCGAACCGGAGTTTATCGCGCTGATTCTTTGGATACGGAAGGGTTTATTCACTGTTCAACTCAGGATCAGGTGATTTGGGTTGCCAATCAGTTTTACGCAGGACAGCGTGACCTCGTTTTACTCTGCATTGATCCTCAAAAGGTGAATTCAGAGATTCGATATGAAGCAGTTGAAGGCGTTGGAACTTTTCCGCATATCTATGGTGAATTGAATGCAGATGCGATCGTCAAAATTCTCGACTTTCCACCCCATGCAGATGGGACATTTTTGCTTCCAAATAATCTGTAA
- a CDS encoding SulP family inorganic anion transporter has product MNFQDKASLMISKYFNRSVQSPVFPNILAGLISGLVCVTYSLSFAALIFSGSLSTHLSAGIYSALISATIVGIAVALKSSFTCAIAGPDSNTSAILALMASAIASQLSNAPSLLPTVWTMLVISSIVSGIFLIGLNYLQLGQFVRFIPYPVIGGFLAGAGWLIIRGGFVVTTGIALEFENFSALFHLSHLLHWLSAAGFALLLKLVLSRYNHYLVVPAFLLAGFVLTYLVLGSMGISLEQARAEDWLFSASSINQQESFTGLPSVLQIDWRVLWKEIPSLLAMMCVLALSTLLNATGLELISQQDIDINRELKTCGVANLAAGIGGGMVGFLSFNRSVLNRSAGATGRLSGIVASLFCAAFLFLGTEVIAFVPKPLLGGLLFYIGLNSLIEWLYNARKRLPTIEYTLIILILVIIAGSGFLQGVGAGLVIACLIFAVNYSRTPLIHSEMFGNNRPSNFERSFQQQRILRQQGQQIYILCLRGYIFFGTSNTFLNHVRDVLARAKTPIRYLVFDFHLINGLDSSAVSSFVKLRRFAQQQDLHLVFTHLPPELERQFIQNDCLKVEDDPICRRFPDLDRGIEWCEEQILKAIQLRRRRFLPLTLQIPELLMLSKEETRQFMSYLEPLQIPENHILFTPGAAADTLYFLENGQMSLLSQSTSGEPKRVRTLSSGTVLGEVEFYQDSVRLVSAIADKGSSLYCLSKQNLQAMQKNHPQLAAAFHQFIAHLLAERLFSSTHSNVEQQ; this is encoded by the coding sequence GTGAACTTTCAAGACAAAGCTTCTCTGATGATTTCTAAATACTTTAACCGCTCCGTCCAGTCGCCTGTTTTTCCGAACATTCTGGCAGGGCTAATTTCTGGGTTAGTGTGTGTTACGTATAGTCTATCCTTCGCAGCGCTGATTTTCTCTGGTAGTCTGAGCACTCATCTGTCTGCTGGCATTTATAGTGCTCTGATTAGTGCCACGATCGTTGGGATTGCGGTTGCGCTGAAGAGTTCTTTTACCTGCGCGATCGCAGGGCCAGATTCTAATACCTCTGCCATTCTCGCCCTGATGGCAAGCGCAATTGCATCTCAGTTAAGCAATGCACCCAGTCTTTTACCAACTGTCTGGACAATGCTGGTGATCAGTTCTATTGTGTCTGGTATTTTCTTAATCGGACTGAACTATTTACAGCTAGGACAATTTGTTCGCTTTATTCCTTACCCTGTGATTGGCGGATTCCTCGCTGGAGCGGGTTGGCTGATCATTCGCGGTGGATTTGTTGTCACGACTGGGATAGCTTTAGAATTTGAAAATTTTAGCGCCTTATTTCACTTGAGCCATTTGCTTCATTGGCTATCTGCTGCGGGATTTGCGCTGCTGCTCAAACTCGTTCTTAGTCGGTATAACCACTATCTTGTCGTTCCTGCATTTTTGCTTGCAGGATTTGTGCTGACCTATCTCGTGCTGGGAAGTATGGGAATTTCTTTAGAACAAGCAAGAGCTGAAGATTGGTTATTTTCAGCGTCCAGCATCAACCAGCAGGAGTCTTTTACTGGATTGCCGAGTGTGTTGCAGATTGATTGGCGGGTTTTGTGGAAGGAGATTCCCAGCCTACTCGCAATGATGTGCGTCCTGGCACTTTCAACACTGCTGAATGCTACAGGATTAGAACTCATCAGCCAACAAGACATTGATATCAATCGAGAACTGAAAACCTGTGGCGTTGCGAACTTAGCAGCCGGAATTGGAGGCGGAATGGTCGGCTTTCTGTCTTTTAATCGCAGTGTTTTGAATCGTTCTGCCGGGGCGACTGGTCGATTATCAGGCATCGTTGCTAGCCTGTTTTGCGCTGCATTTCTGTTTTTAGGAACTGAGGTGATTGCCTTTGTTCCGAAGCCACTGTTGGGAGGACTCCTGTTCTATATTGGTCTCAACTCCTTGATTGAATGGCTCTACAACGCTCGGAAGAGATTACCGACGATCGAGTACACGCTGATTATCTTGATTTTGGTGATTATTGCTGGATCAGGTTTTCTGCAAGGAGTCGGGGCTGGACTTGTGATTGCCTGTCTCATCTTTGCTGTGAACTATAGCCGTACGCCTTTAATCCATTCTGAGATGTTTGGCAACAATCGCCCTAGTAATTTTGAGAGATCGTTTCAACAACAGCGAATTCTGCGTCAGCAAGGGCAGCAAATTTATATCTTATGTCTTCGCGGATATATCTTTTTTGGCACATCGAATACATTCCTCAACCATGTGCGAGATGTCTTGGCACGCGCGAAAACGCCCATTCGTTATCTCGTCTTTGATTTTCACCTGATTAATGGATTGGATTCATCTGCTGTTTCTAGCTTTGTCAAACTCCGCCGCTTTGCCCAGCAACAAGATTTACATTTAGTCTTTACGCATCTTCCGCCTGAACTTGAGCGGCAATTCATTCAGAATGATTGTTTGAAAGTCGAAGATGATCCGATCTGTCGTCGATTTCCTGACCTCGATCGAGGAATTGAGTGGTGCGAAGAACAGATTCTCAAAGCAATTCAATTGAGAAGAAGGCGATTTCTGCCTCTGACTCTGCAAATCCCAGAGCTTTTGATGCTTTCAAAGGAAGAGACTCGGCAATTTATGAGCTATCTTGAGCCACTTCAGATCCCAGAAAATCACATCTTATTTACCCCAGGAGCAGCAGCAGACACGCTGTATTTTTTAGAGAATGGTCAGATGAGCCTCTTGAGCCAGTCTACCTCTGGAGAACCTAAACGGGTGCGGACTTTGAGTTCTGGTACGGTGCTAGGAGAAGTTGAGTTTTATCAAGATAGTGTTCGCTTGGTGAGCGCGATCGCAGATAAAGGAAGCAGTCTATATTGTCTTTCCAAACAAAACTTACAAGCGATGCAGAAAAATCATCCTCAGCTAGCGGCTGCATTCCACCAATTCATTGCTCATCTTTTGGCAGAGCGTCTATTTTCATCGACCCATTCCAATGTTGAGCAACAGTAG
- a CDS encoding ATP-dependent Clp protease proteolytic subunit — protein sequence MQVPYRLPGSQMVQWVDIYTRMAFERIIFLDDEIDDNNANGIVALLLYLNSEDATKPIYLYINSPGEAFGGVSSLAASMAIYDTMQYIKAPVHTICMGMAASSAVLLLSSGTKGSRLSLPNAEIVLSPQYGRSRGQATDIQVDAKKVLADRATFLEILSMNTGQSVEKLTKDLDRRFYLTAQEAKDYGLIDRVLESPKELPKQIPALV from the coding sequence ATGCAAGTTCCTTACCGCCTCCCCGGCAGTCAAATGGTGCAGTGGGTGGACATTTACACCCGCATGGCATTCGAGCGAATCATTTTCCTCGATGACGAAATCGACGACAACAACGCTAATGGGATCGTTGCACTCTTGCTGTATCTCAATTCAGAAGACGCAACCAAACCCATTTATCTCTACATCAACTCTCCTGGTGAAGCCTTTGGAGGAGTCTCGTCGCTCGCGGCGAGTATGGCAATTTACGACACGATGCAATACATCAAAGCACCCGTTCATACGATTTGTATGGGAATGGCAGCGAGTAGCGCCGTCTTGTTATTGTCGTCCGGTACAAAAGGCTCAAGGCTGAGTTTGCCGAACGCTGAAATTGTGCTGTCTCCGCAATACGGGCGATCGCGCGGTCAAGCCACAGACATTCAAGTGGATGCGAAAAAGGTACTTGCCGATCGCGCAACGTTCCTCGAAATTCTCTCGATGAATACGGGGCAATCAGTTGAGAAACTGACCAAAGATCTCGATCGCAGATTCTACCTCACTGCTCAAGAAGCAAAAGACTACGGACTCATCGATCGAGTCCTAGAAAGCCCCAAAGAGTTACCCAAGCAAATTCCCGCTTTAGTTTAA
- a CDS encoding bifunctional pantoate--beta-alanine ligase/(d)CMP kinase → MRLFTTVAGLRCYLKSVQKKQPVATDSAESTIGFVPTMGALHTGHLSLIERARQENQIVVVSIFVNPLQFGVNEDFGRYPRTLERDRALCEQAGVDVIFAPTVAEMATVPPIQTRVQPPAEMMSGLCGVVRPGHFEGVATIVTKFFNLVQPDRAYFGQKDAQQLAILQQVVRDLNLPVTIVPCPIVREPSGLALSSRNQYLSDEERIKASALYRGLSQAEKLFRSGERVSATLVQAVKQELEKVPSLQPEYIELVDPMTLKSLDTVTDEGLLALAARLGSTRLIDNTILRDRRPIIAIDGPAGAGKSTVARSVAKQLGLFYLDTGAMYRALTWFVLEAGVDLRDEPAVAELAHQCEIDFQTDTAIPVVLVNGQDVTQAIRTPEVTAHVSTIAAQAAVREALVKQQQSYGRRGGIVVDGRDIGTHVFPDAEVKIYLTASIQERARRRQLDLKSMGQPAANLADLEQAIFERDRKDSTRTISPLRKASDAIEIQSDAMSVADVLNTIVSLYQEKTASLSLDSLEI, encoded by the coding sequence GTGCGCTTGTTCACGACCGTTGCGGGATTGCGGTGCTATCTAAAATCGGTACAGAAAAAACAGCCCGTGGCGACGGATTCAGCAGAATCGACGATCGGGTTCGTCCCCACAATGGGTGCACTCCACACCGGGCATCTGAGCTTAATTGAGCGCGCACGTCAAGAAAATCAAATCGTTGTTGTCAGCATTTTCGTCAATCCATTGCAGTTTGGCGTGAACGAAGACTTTGGACGGTATCCTCGAACTCTGGAGCGCGATCGCGCTTTGTGCGAACAAGCTGGAGTCGATGTCATCTTTGCTCCTACTGTCGCTGAAATGGCGACAGTTCCCCCGATTCAAACTCGGGTTCAACCCCCGGCTGAAATGATGTCCGGTTTATGTGGGGTCGTGCGTCCTGGGCACTTTGAAGGGGTGGCGACAATTGTGACAAAATTCTTTAATTTAGTTCAGCCCGATCGCGCTTATTTTGGTCAGAAAGATGCCCAACAGCTTGCCATTCTTCAACAAGTCGTTCGAGATTTGAATCTGCCCGTTACGATCGTGCCTTGCCCGATTGTCCGTGAACCAAGCGGTTTAGCGCTGAGTTCCCGGAACCAATATCTTAGTGATGAAGAAAGAATAAAGGCAAGTGCGCTTTATCGAGGATTGTCACAAGCTGAAAAACTATTTCGATCTGGGGAGCGTGTAAGTGCTACCTTAGTGCAGGCAGTTAAACAGGAACTCGAAAAAGTCCCGTCACTGCAACCGGAGTATATCGAACTTGTAGATCCGATGACGCTGAAATCTTTAGACACCGTAACTGATGAGGGCTTGCTTGCATTGGCGGCGCGCCTGGGTTCGACCCGCCTGATCGACAACACAATCTTGCGCGATCGTCGTCCTATTATTGCGATCGATGGACCAGCAGGTGCAGGCAAATCGACCGTAGCACGCAGCGTAGCGAAACAATTGGGACTGTTTTATCTCGATACAGGCGCAATGTATCGGGCGTTAACCTGGTTTGTACTCGAAGCTGGAGTCGATTTGCGCGATGAGCCAGCCGTTGCTGAGTTGGCGCATCAGTGTGAGATCGATTTTCAAACCGATACGGCAATTCCAGTTGTATTGGTGAATGGACAGGATGTAACCCAAGCAATTCGGACTCCGGAAGTGACGGCGCATGTTTCGACGATCGCGGCGCAGGCAGCCGTGCGTGAGGCATTGGTCAAACAGCAGCAAAGTTATGGTCGGCGCGGCGGCATCGTAGTAGATGGGCGTGACATCGGAACGCATGTTTTTCCAGATGCAGAAGTCAAAATTTATCTGACAGCTTCAATTCAGGAACGGGCGCGACGCAGACAGCTTGATCTCAAAAGTATGGGTCAACCTGCGGCGAATCTCGCAGATTTAGAGCAGGCGATTTTTGAGCGCGATCGCAAAGATAGCACTCGCACAATTTCACCTTTGAGAAAGGCATCAGATGCGATCGAGATTCAATCCGATGCAATGAGTGTAGCGGATGTGCTGAATACGATCGTCAGCCTGTATCAAGAGAAAACTGCTTCTCTCAGCTTAGACTCCTTAGAAATCTAA